A single Saccopteryx bilineata isolate mSacBil1 chromosome 7, mSacBil1_pri_phased_curated, whole genome shotgun sequence DNA region contains:
- the CTXND1 gene encoding cortexin domain-containing 1 protein: MEEPTPEPVYVDVDKGLTLACFVFLCLFLVVMIIRCAKVIMDPYSAIPTSTWEEQHLDD; this comes from the coding sequence ATGGAGGAGCCCACACCCGAGCCCGTCTACGTGGATGTGGACAAAGGCCTGACCTTGGCCTGCTTTGtcttcctctgcctcttcctcgTCGTCATGATCATCCGCTGTGCCAAGGTCATCATGGACCCTTACAGCGCCATCCCCACGTCCACCTGGGAGGAGCAGCACCTGGACGACTGA